The following coding sequences lie in one candidate division WOR-3 bacterium genomic window:
- a CDS encoding adenylate/guanylate cyclase domain-containing protein — MKTEKNIADAIASFLPKRLVTAKILNGQYKISEKFNAVLLFADISGFTSMSEKLAHLGKEGSEEVNKIINRFFDPLIKIIYKWDGDIYRFGGDAFLAFFPESNDSLSASECAICAAQEILGFVKKHSQTETKVGKFRIKVHIGLEKGQVYFHDLENNFFLGGRVINNLMSMIDLAGPGEIVVSTEIKDELDNIIFKQKDGVWRYVKTKKRASEPKHTSGVNLDKIKNKASNLKNYIPQWLLKRIELKPSFDHKDGEHRKIAVVFLHFSGINYDKKTPKTAEIMTKFYKVVSSIVDKYDGWINAIDIYKDSERLLVVFGFPFAYEDDEQRAVLFAYEVLNHPDLKKLNLRAGINSGSVFAAPVGNQLRREYATLGDAVNLSARLGAKAENRAIVVSEPIFNKTFALFDYEFLGEKEYKGKKKKIKTYKLAGKKQVGKNVLSRWLSESEKIIGREKEIEEVRRVIKYCSEGKGQILCITGEPGIGKSRLVQEVIKLSEKEGFKILKGSCISYGSAFSYYPWIEILNEFFNILPEDSIEIRKKKIRQELVAVDKKLIDWLPVIGEVLGVSFPETSLTKFLDAKLKKQRVFDIVFDILKFIVKKMPVNIILEDIHWIDTVSIELLNYIGRNIEDKPILFTAVYRPLKKREEFLEKEWTTELLLKELSKESSLELVSNMLNIREIPDDLKKIIVNKSQGNPFYIEELVKSLIEQGYVVEEKGRWVFRGDIKTLQLPDTVEAVILSRIDRLDLKDRDVLQVASVLGREFDEFLLKGIYPDHKIMKSALSNLERFDLIKQAKGGKQVKYLFKHILTQEVAYGTLSFARKKELHNRTGEFIEKELKERKEEFLGLLSYHFYQGENYDKSLLYSVEAGEKAKKVYANEEAIEFFTRAIDSYEKLEGKLK, encoded by the coding sequence ATGAAGACAGAAAAAAATATTGCTGATGCAATAGCCAGTTTTTTACCAAAAAGACTTGTGACGGCAAAGATTTTAAATGGACAATATAAAATAAGTGAAAAATTCAATGCTGTCCTTCTTTTTGCTGACATATCAGGTTTTACCTCAATGAGTGAGAAACTTGCACATTTGGGTAAGGAAGGTTCCGAAGAAGTAAATAAAATTATAAATCGATTTTTTGATCCGCTGATTAAAATTATATACAAATGGGATGGCGATATTTATCGTTTTGGTGGTGACGCATTTCTCGCATTTTTTCCTGAAAGTAATGATAGTCTTTCAGCAAGTGAATGCGCAATATGTGCAGCACAGGAAATCCTTGGATTTGTAAAAAAACATTCTCAGACAGAAACGAAGGTTGGAAAATTCAGGATAAAAGTCCATATCGGACTTGAAAAAGGGCAGGTTTATTTCCATGATTTGGAAAATAATTTTTTTCTGGGCGGTAGAGTGATAAATAATTTGATGAGTATGATTGATCTCGCAGGACCCGGCGAGATAGTCGTCAGTACGGAAATAAAAGATGAACTTGATAATATAATTTTTAAACAAAAGGACGGTGTATGGCGGTATGTCAAGACAAAGAAAAGAGCCAGCGAACCAAAGCACACTTCCGGTGTGAACTTGGATAAGATTAAAAATAAGGCTTCCAATCTCAAAAATTATATTCCTCAATGGTTATTAAAAAGGATTGAACTTAAACCAAGTTTTGACCACAAGGATGGGGAACACCGAAAGATAGCAGTTGTATTTTTGCATTTCTCAGGGATTAATTATGATAAGAAAACCCCAAAAACTGCAGAGATAATGACAAAATTTTATAAGGTTGTAAGTTCAATCGTAGATAAATATGATGGTTGGATAAATGCAATTGATATCTATAAAGATAGTGAAAGATTACTTGTAGTATTTGGTTTTCCTTTTGCCTACGAAGATGATGAACAAAGGGCAGTCCTTTTTGCCTACGAGGTATTAAATCATCCCGATTTAAAAAAATTGAATTTAAGAGCGGGAATAAATTCGGGGTCAGTCTTTGCGGCACCTGTTGGCAATCAGTTAAGAAGGGAATACGCCACACTCGGAGATGCGGTAAATCTATCAGCCCGGCTCGGGGCAAAGGCAGAGAATAGAGCGATTGTTGTTAGTGAACCGATATTCAATAAGACATTCGCTCTCTTTGATTATGAATTTCTTGGAGAAAAGGAATATAAGGGGAAAAAGAAAAAAATAAAGACCTATAAACTCGCCGGAAAGAAGCAGGTCGGAAAAAATGTGCTGAGCAGGTGGCTATCAGAAAGCGAAAAGATTATAGGTAGAGAAAAGGAAATTGAAGAGGTCAGAAGGGTGATTAAATATTGTTCTGAGGGCAAGGGACAAATTTTATGTATAACCGGAGAACCGGGTATTGGGAAATCAAGATTGGTACAGGAAGTTATCAAATTATCAGAAAAAGAAGGGTTTAAGATACTTAAGGGAAGCTGTATATCTTATGGGAGTGCATTTTCATACTATCCCTGGATTGAAATTCTCAACGAATTTTTCAACATTTTGCCTGAAGATTCAATTGAGATTAGAAAGAAGAAGATAAGGCAAGAGTTAGTAGCGGTTGACAAAAAACTCATTGATTGGTTGCCTGTTATTGGAGAGGTGCTTGGCGTTTCTTTTCCTGAGACTTCACTTACAAAGTTTCTCGATGCAAAGTTGAAAAAACAGCGGGTATTTGATATTGTTTTTGATATTTTGAAATTTATTGTTAAAAAAATGCCAGTTAACATTATACTTGAAGATATACACTGGATTGATACAGTTTCGATAGAACTTCTAAATTATATTGGTAGAAATATTGAAGATAAACCGATACTATTTACCGCTGTTTATCGTCCATTGAAGAAGAGAGAAGAATTTTTGGAAAAAGAATGGACAACCGAGTTATTACTAAAGGAACTTTCAAAAGAGTCAAGTCTGGAGCTCGTTAGCAATATGCTCAACATAAGGGAGATACCAGACGATTTGAAAAAAATAATCGTCAATAAATCACAGGGTAATCCATTCTATATTGAAGAGTTGGTAAAATCACTGATTGAACAAGGATATGTTGTTGAAGAAAAAGGAAGATGGGTATTCAGGGGTGATATAAAAACATTACAATTACCAGACACGGTTGAAGCAGTCATATTATCAAGAATTGATAGGCTCGACTTAAAGGACCGTGATGTACTCCAGGTTGCTTCGGTTTTAGGAAGAGAATTTGATGAGTTTTTGCTTAAAGGAATATATCCCGACCATAAAATAATGAAGAGTGCACTTTCCAATCTTGAGCGCTTCGATCTTATAAAACAGGCAAAAGGCGGAAAACAAGTGAAATATTTATTTAAACATATATTAACTCAAGAAGTCGCATATGGAACATTGTCTTTTGCCAGAAAAAAAGAACTTCATAACAGGACTGGTGAGTTTATTGAAAAAGAATTGAAAGAGAGAAAAGAAGAGTTTTTAGGTTTGCTTTCCTATCATTTTTATCAGGGTGAAAATTATGATAAATCATTGCTTTATTCGGTTGAGGCAGGTGAAAAGGCAAAAAAAGTTTATGCCAATGAAGAAGCAATAGAATTCTTTACAAGGGCAATAGATTCGTACGAAAAACTTGAAGGTAAATTAAAATAA
- a CDS encoding tetratricopeptide repeat protein, with amino-acid sequence MNTTDFLIHIEKRSEFLAKSLMHRAEVFNLTGKNGEALEDLNKCMRIAKTMVNRKFEADCLLLMSEIYGWISRYEDMLNSAKKALSKYKRIADKKGIADCYNNIGYVYKIRGNYKMALAHYIISLRMCRQIKDKRGEASTLNNIGLAFDDLGNYSKALEYLVRSLKIEKVIGNRKGLATTMNNLGYMYDRIGNYRKEIEYLRKTLKICEEIGDRQGQATSLSNMGNVFHRLGDYQESLEYFQRSLKIDEEIGNIQDQSIDLNNIGIALRSIGDYRIALRYFVRSLKIDEKTGNIQNKAMRMNNIGSLYTDLGNFRAAQKYLTESLRIRKKICDLSGQIITLNNIGRVYLEQGKYCKAKKYFVIAEKKAMEVGSKESLRRVYISLGELEVLQNNNEEAMERVEKSLSLSEELKSKLGKAEALLLKARICASQGISGDKKMRKKGDGQIRIKAAKKFKEAIKIFEELHQLFELAKSYYYYGEWLKAMGEVESANSYLRKAKDIFTKIGSKLWLQKIMAKC; translated from the coding sequence ATGAATACTACAGATTTTCTTATTCATATTGAAAAGAGAAGCGAATTTTTAGCAAAATCTCTTATGCATCGCGCTGAGGTTTTCAATCTAACTGGTAAAAATGGAGAGGCGCTGGAAGATCTAAATAAATGTATGCGTATCGCAAAAACAATGGTTAACAGAAAATTTGAGGCGGATTGTCTCTTACTGATGAGTGAAATTTATGGTTGGATCAGCAGATATGAAGATATGTTGAATTCCGCGAAAAAAGCCCTCTCAAAATATAAAAGAATTGCTGATAAAAAAGGAATAGCAGATTGTTACAACAATATTGGATATGTTTACAAAATCCGTGGCAATTACAAGATGGCACTTGCACATTACATTATATCTTTAAGAATGTGTAGACAAATAAAAGACAAAAGAGGCGAGGCAAGCACTTTGAATAATATTGGTCTTGCTTTTGATGATCTCGGCAATTATTCAAAAGCACTAGAATACCTTGTAAGATCATTGAAAATTGAAAAGGTAATAGGAAACCGAAAAGGGTTGGCAACTACTATGAACAATCTTGGCTATATGTATGATAGGATTGGCAATTATCGTAAAGAGATTGAATATTTGCGAAAAACTCTGAAAATTTGTGAAGAGATAGGTGACCGACAGGGTCAAGCAACAAGTCTTAGTAATATGGGCAATGTATTCCACAGACTCGGTGATTATCAAGAGTCGCTTGAATATTTTCAAAGATCCTTAAAGATAGATGAGGAAATAGGGAACATACAGGATCAGTCAATCGACCTAAATAATATTGGTATCGCATTAAGAAGTATTGGTGATTATCGTATTGCACTAAGATATTTTGTTAGATCACTCAAGATCGACGAGAAAACGGGTAATATTCAAAATAAGGCAATGAGGATGAACAATATTGGCTCTTTATACACAGATTTAGGTAATTTCCGTGCGGCGCAGAAATATCTTACCGAGTCACTTAGAATCAGAAAAAAAATTTGTGATCTTAGTGGTCAAATAATAACTCTTAACAATATTGGTAGGGTATATCTTGAGCAAGGAAAGTATTGCAAAGCAAAAAAATATTTTGTAATTGCAGAAAAGAAGGCGATGGAAGTAGGGTCAAAAGAATCGTTAAGACGAGTATATATCTCTTTAGGAGAACTTGAAGTTTTGCAAAATAATAATGAAGAAGCAATGGAGCGTGTTGAAAAATCTCTTAGTTTATCTGAAGAATTAAAATCAAAGTTGGGTAAGGCTGAGGCATTGCTTTTAAAGGCAAGGATTTGTGCAAGTCAGGGAATATCAGGAGACAAAAAGATGAGGAAAAAAGGAGATGGGCAGATAAGAATAAAGGCAGCAAAAAAATTTAAAGAGGCAATTAAAATCTTTGAAGAACTGCATCAGCTATTTGAACTGGCAAAGTCATATTATTATTATGGTGAATGGCTAAAAGCAATGGGCGAGGTGGAAAGTGCAAACAGTTATTTACGGAAGGCTAAAGATATATTTACAAAGATTGGCTCAAAATTATGGTTGCAGAAAATTATGGCGAAATGTTGA
- a CDS encoding phosphate acyltransferase: protein MRNFSELLDFAKNKGKKVCVVVKAEDEPVLEGINLAIKQGLLAYVYLLGARETIKELCKKVEFDLKNTEIIDITEEQECLKTALSIVKEKGDFLMKGMISTSTFLKGVLDKEYGLRTGKVLSHIAVLEIPGYHKLLFMSDGGMNPKLELKTRVDIINNALWLMNGLGIQKPKIALVAASEAVHPDMPETVDATKIVEMNKNGEFPNAIIEGPFGFDVAVSKEAAAHKKIKSEISGDVDFILMPNISAGNIWAKGLIYFARAKAAGIVAGASKPVVLLSRADDAETKLNSIALGVAVS from the coding sequence ATGAGAAATTTTTCAGAACTTCTTGATTTTGCAAAAAACAAAGGTAAAAAAGTTTGTGTTGTCGTAAAAGCTGAAGATGAACCTGTGCTTGAAGGGATTAATTTAGCAATAAAACAGGGGTTGCTTGCGTATGTTTATCTGCTCGGTGCCCGAGAAACGATTAAAGAGCTATGTAAAAAGGTGGAGTTTGATTTAAAGAACACAGAAATAATAGATATCACAGAAGAACAGGAATGTCTCAAAACTGCTTTATCAATTGTAAAAGAGAAAGGCGATTTTTTAATGAAAGGGATGATCTCAACGAGCACATTTTTAAAAGGTGTTCTGGACAAAGAATATGGATTAAGAACTGGAAAAGTTCTAAGTCATATCGCAGTCCTTGAAATTCCCGGTTATCACAAATTATTATTCATGTCTGACGGCGGGATGAATCCAAAACTGGAATTAAAAACCAGGGTAGATATAATAAATAATGCGTTATGGTTGATGAATGGCTTGGGGATACAAAAACCAAAGATTGCGCTTGTTGCAGCAAGTGAAGCAGTCCACCCGGATATGCCTGAAACGGTTGACGCAACAAAGATTGTTGAAATGAATAAGAATGGTGAATTTCCCAATGCAATAATTGAAGGTCCTTTTGGCTTTGATGTTGCAGTTTCAAAAGAGGCAGCCGCGCACAAAAAAATAAAAAGTGAAATCTCTGGTGATGTTGATTTTATCCTGATGCCGAATATCTCAGCCGGAAATATCTGGGCAAAAGGATTGATATATTTTGCCAGGGCAAAGGCTGCCGGCATTGTTGCGGGTGCGAGTAAACCCGTCGTTTTACTCTCCCGTGCCGATGATGCAGAAACAAAGTTGAATTCCATTGCCCTCGGAGTCGCGGTTTCGTAA
- the hisC gene encoding histidinol-phosphate transaminase — MIKPREFIEKIRPYKPGKPIEEVVRELNLKCKVIKLASNENPLGTSPLAIKAMRKALRETFLYPDDNCFYLKNVLAQKLTVNPDEIIVGNGSVEIIPLIALAYLGPEDSAIVGKGAFIWYKIAVNIAGAQLIETPMNNYKHDLKAMMNAIQKNTKLVFIDNPNNPTGTIVSKKELEEFLNQIPDNILVVMDEAYREYIDDPDYPNSIDIFRKRKNILILRTFSKIYGLAGIRLGYGLAQKEIITNLMKLRINFNVNRVSQAGGIAALDDDEFVRKSKMVNNEGKKFLYDAYKKLGLFYIPTHGNFIFVDFPKDSQIFYEALLKEGIITRTIKEYGFPNALRITIGTEKQNYRLIKSLKKVLSKI; from the coding sequence GTGATAAAACCAAGAGAATTTATTGAAAAAATAAGACCTTACAAACCCGGCAAACCAATAGAGGAAGTTGTTCGGGAATTAAATTTGAAATGTAAAGTCATAAAATTGGCTTCCAATGAAAATCCACTTGGAACTTCTCCGCTGGCAATCAAGGCTATGCGCAAGGCATTAAGAGAAACTTTCCTTTATCCTGACGACAATTGTTTTTATCTTAAAAATGTTTTAGCACAGAAACTCACTGTCAACCCTGATGAAATTATTGTGGGTAATGGCTCCGTAGAAATAATCCCTTTGATTGCCCTTGCCTACCTTGGCCCCGAAGATAGTGCAATTGTTGGTAAAGGTGCATTCATCTGGTATAAAATAGCAGTAAATATTGCAGGTGCCCAATTAATTGAAACTCCGATGAATAATTACAAGCACGATTTGAAGGCAATGATGAATGCAATTCAGAAAAATACAAAACTGGTTTTTATAGATAACCCCAATAATCCTACCGGCACCATTGTGTCAAAAAAGGAATTAGAAGAATTTTTAAACCAAATCCCCGATAATATTCTTGTCGTTATGGATGAGGCGTATCGCGAATATATTGATGACCCAGATTATCCTAATTCTATTGATATTTTTAGAAAAAGGAAAAATATTCTAATCTTACGAACCTTTTCAAAGATCTATGGGCTCGCTGGAATTCGTCTGGGTTATGGCTTAGCACAAAAAGAAATTATTACAAATCTTATGAAATTAAGAATCAATTTTAATGTCAATAGAGTATCACAGGCCGGTGGTATTGCTGCACTGGATGATGATGAGTTCGTAAGAAAATCAAAAATGGTAAATAATGAAGGAAAAAAATTTCTATATGATGCTTACAAGAAACTTGGACTTTTCTATATTCCTACCCACGGAAATTTTATCTTTGTTGATTTTCCCAAAGATAGTCAGATATTCTATGAGGCATTACTGAAAGAAGGGATAATTACAAGAACAATTAAAGAGTATGGTTTCCCCAATGCCCTTAGAATTACAATTGGGACAGAAAAACAAAACTACCGTTTGATAAAATCTTTGAAGAAGGTATTGTCTAAAATTTGA
- the lptB gene encoding LPS export ABC transporter ATP-binding protein: protein MLETKELTKIFGKRTVVNKVDIKINPGEIIGLLGPNGAGKTTTFNMIVGLILPDMGEILLDENRITDLPMFKRARLGISFLCQESSVFRKLSVIDNLVAIYEILGEKTSEAKQKAIKMLEEFNLMGLKDQKAYTLSGGERRRVEIARALISKPKYLLLDEPFTGIDPIARAELQEIIVNLKNKGIGILISDHNVRETLEITDRAYLIYDSKILLSGDAQTLINDPKARELYLGWKFKI from the coding sequence AGGACTGTCGTAAATAAGGTTGATATAAAGATAAACCCTGGAGAAATCATTGGTTTGCTCGGTCCAAATGGCGCAGGCAAAACAACGACTTTTAATATGATTGTAGGATTAATATTACCTGATATGGGGGAAATTCTGCTTGATGAAAACAGGATTACTGACCTGCCAATGTTTAAAAGGGCACGGTTGGGTATTTCTTTTTTATGCCAGGAATCAAGTGTGTTTAGAAAACTAAGTGTGATTGATAACCTGGTAGCAATATATGAAATTCTTGGTGAAAAGACAAGCGAGGCAAAACAAAAGGCAATTAAGATGCTTGAGGAATTCAATCTAATGGGGTTGAAAGACCAAAAGGCATATACGCTTTCTGGTGGAGAAAGGAGAAGGGTTGAAATTGCCCGGGCATTGATAAGCAAACCAAAGTATCTACTACTTGATGAACCATTCACAGGTATTGACCCGATCGCCCGTGCGGAACTCCAGGAAATAATTGTTAATTTGAAAAATAAAGGTATAGGTATTTTAATTTCTGATCACAATGTTAGAGAAACACTTGAAATCACAGACCGTGCCTACCTTATATATGATTCAAAAATTCTTTTATCAGGAGATGCACAAACTCTTATTAATGACCCCAAGGCGAGAGAACTTTATCTCGGGTGGAAATTTAAAATTTAA